A single window of Emcibacter nanhaiensis DNA harbors:
- a CDS encoding SDR family NAD(P)-dependent oxidoreductase — MTEQTQGKFKGKHAVITGGGRGIGAAIADALAAEGAKLTLLGRNEEVLKAKAETLPAALPLSCDVTDQAAVEAVIAQAREAHGPVDILVNNAGAAHPAPFMKTSSEQLQSMLDVNLMGPWYCIQAVLPEMQERDSGRIVNIASTAALIGYKYVTAYAAAKHAVQGMTRSLALELAGRNITINSVCPGFTETDIAFDAIENIMSKTGRSREEAIAELAKHNPQKRFIQPEEVASAVLWLCEDINRSMTGQAISVAGGEVM; from the coding sequence GTGACCGAACAGACTCAGGGAAAGTTTAAGGGAAAACATGCCGTGATCACCGGCGGCGGCCGCGGCATCGGAGCCGCGATCGCCGATGCGCTGGCGGCGGAAGGGGCGAAGCTGACGCTGCTGGGCCGCAACGAAGAGGTGCTGAAGGCCAAGGCGGAAACACTGCCCGCGGCCCTGCCGTTGTCCTGTGACGTGACCGACCAGGCCGCGGTCGAGGCCGTTATTGCCCAGGCCCGGGAGGCCCATGGCCCGGTGGATATCCTGGTCAACAATGCCGGAGCGGCCCATCCGGCGCCTTTCATGAAAACCTCGTCCGAGCAATTGCAGTCCATGCTCGATGTCAACCTGATGGGACCCTGGTACTGCATCCAGGCGGTGCTGCCGGAAATGCAGGAACGGGATAGCGGCCGCATCGTCAATATCGCCAGCACCGCCGCCCTGATCGGCTATAAATATGTCACCGCCTATGCCGCCGCCAAACATGCGGTCCAGGGCATGACCCGCTCCCTGGCCCTGGAACTGGCCGGCAGGAACATTACCATCAACTCCGTCTGTCCCGGATTTACCGAAACGGATATTGCATTTGATGCAATAGAGAATATTATGAGCAAAACGGGCCGAAGCCGTGAAGAGGCAATCGCCGAACTGGCAAAACATAATCCGCAAAAGCGGTTTATCCAGCCGGAAGAGGTGGCCTCGGCAGTGCTTTGGCTGTGTGAGGATATCAACAGAAGCATGACCGGACAGGCCATCTCCGTGGCCGGCGGGGAGGTAATGTAA
- the maiA gene encoding maleylacetoacetate isomerase — translation MLALYGYYRSSAAYRLRIALNLKGLEYENIPVSLLAGEHRNEEYLKLNAQGLVPALKDGGLTLGQSMAILEYLEETRPEVPLLPADAAGRARVRQIANIIACDIHPLDNLRVLKYLKGDLGISDEAKEIWYRHWIRLGFEAIEAMLQDGASGRYCHGDTPTMAEACLIPQLYNARRFNTPLDEFPTILRIEELCNSQDPFIRALPENQPDAS, via the coding sequence ATGCTTGCGCTTTACGGCTATTACCGATCCTCCGCCGCCTACCGACTGCGGATTGCCCTCAATCTCAAGGGGCTGGAGTATGAAAATATCCCGGTCTCCCTGCTCGCCGGTGAACACCGCAACGAAGAGTATCTCAAGCTCAATGCCCAGGGGCTGGTGCCGGCGCTGAAAGACGGCGGCCTGACCCTGGGCCAGTCCATGGCGATCCTGGAATATCTGGAAGAAACCCGGCCGGAAGTGCCGCTGCTGCCGGCTGATGCGGCGGGACGGGCCCGGGTGCGCCAGATCGCCAATATCATTGCCTGTGACATCCATCCGCTCGATAACCTCAGGGTGCTGAAATACCTCAAAGGAGACCTCGGCATTTCCGACGAGGCCAAGGAAATCTGGTATCGCCACTGGATCAGGCTCGGCTTCGAGGCCATCGAGGCCATGCTGCAGGACGGTGCCAGCGGTCGTTATTGCCACGGCGATACGCCGACCATGGCCGAGGCCTGCCTGATCCCGCAGCTGTATAACGCCCGTCGCTTTAATACCCCGCTTGACGAGTTCCCGACCATTCTCAGGATCGAGGAACTGTGCAATTCCCAGGACCCGTTCATCCGGGCCCTGCCGGAAAACCAGCCCGACGCCAGCTGA
- a CDS encoding AMP-binding protein produces MSLPTAHEDTFARDHLPAPEAWPDFLFELPELQYPDRLNAAAELLDRHIRSDDGNRAALIFEDRQWSYAQLADKASQIANVLVRDMGLVPGNRVLLRGFNNPMMVAAWFAVLKAGGIAVATMPMLRARDLDPIVEKAQISHALCDERLADDLEKVAASRDCLAERGYFTALGDGGTPFDKLVARRSKKFDPLPTLSDDVALIAFTSGTTGKPKGTVHFHRDIMSMCHCVGRGLLGLKAEDRVIGSPPIAFTFGLGALVTFPLQAGAASILLENGTPPNLARAIEQYRATWCFTAPTAYRAILGEIGGVDLSSLKNCVSAGEHLPLPVFEDWKKATGISLINGLGSTEMIHIFISAAGKEIRPGATGKAIRGYEARVVDERMQDVPVGETGKLAVRGPTGCRYLEDERQKVYVRDGWNLTGDAYRMDQDGYFWFMARTDDLIVSSGYNISGPEVEEVLLSHPAVRECAVVGVPDDKRGQIVKAFVVPAEPYQGCSKLVLALQDHVKEHIAPYKYPREVAFLDSLPKTETGKIQRFKLKEL; encoded by the coding sequence ATGTCTTTGCCGACTGCCCATGAGGATACCTTTGCGCGCGACCATCTTCCTGCACCGGAAGCGTGGCCCGATTTTCTTTTTGAACTCCCCGAACTTCAGTATCCCGACAGGCTTAATGCGGCGGCGGAACTGCTGGACCGGCATATCCGGAGCGACGACGGGAACCGGGCCGCGCTGATTTTTGAAGACCGGCAATGGAGCTATGCGCAGCTGGCGGACAAGGCCAGCCAGATTGCCAACGTACTGGTCCGGGATATGGGGCTTGTGCCGGGCAACCGGGTGCTGTTGCGCGGTTTCAACAATCCGATGATGGTGGCGGCCTGGTTCGCGGTGCTCAAGGCCGGCGGCATTGCGGTGGCGACCATGCCGATGCTGCGGGCCCGCGACCTGGACCCGATTGTGGAAAAAGCCCAAATCAGTCATGCTCTGTGTGATGAGCGGCTTGCCGACGATCTGGAAAAGGTGGCGGCCTCCCGGGACTGCCTGGCGGAAAGGGGTTACTTCACGGCGCTGGGTGACGGGGGCACCCCGTTCGACAAGCTGGTTGCCAGACGGTCGAAGAAATTCGATCCTCTGCCGACCCTGTCCGATGACGTGGCGCTGATTGCCTTTACCAGCGGCACCACCGGCAAACCCAAGGGCACGGTGCATTTCCACCGCGATATCATGTCCATGTGCCATTGCGTGGGCCGGGGCCTGCTGGGGCTGAAAGCGGAAGACCGGGTGATCGGCAGTCCGCCGATCGCCTTTACCTTCGGGCTCGGGGCGCTTGTCACCTTCCCGCTGCAGGCGGGGGCGGCCAGCATCCTGCTGGAAAACGGCACCCCGCCCAATCTGGCCCGGGCCATCGAACAGTACCGGGCAACCTGGTGTTTCACCGCGCCGACCGCTTACCGGGCCATACTGGGGGAAATCGGCGGTGTGGATCTGTCGAGCCTGAAAAACTGTGTGTCGGCCGGCGAACACCTGCCGCTGCCGGTGTTTGAAGACTGGAAAAAAGCGACCGGCATTTCCCTGATCAACGGCCTCGGCTCCACGGAAATGATCCATATCTTCATCTCCGCCGCTGGCAAGGAGATCCGGCCGGGGGCCACCGGCAAGGCCATCCGCGGCTATGAGGCGCGGGTCGTGGACGAGAGGATGCAGGATGTACCGGTCGGCGAGACCGGCAAGCTGGCGGTGCGCGGCCCGACCGGTTGCCGCTATCTGGAGGATGAACGGCAAAAGGTCTATGTGCGGGACGGCTGGAACCTGACCGGCGATGCCTACCGAATGGACCAAGACGGATATTTCTGGTTCATGGCCCGCACCGACGACCTCATTGTCTCCTCCGGCTACAACATCAGCGGACCGGAAGTGGAAGAGGTGCTGCTGAGCCATCCGGCGGTCAGGGAATGCGCGGTGGTCGGCGTCCCCGATGACAAGCGGGGACAGATTGTGAAGGCTTTTGTCGTTCCGGCCGAGCCCTACCAGGGATGCAGCAAGCTTGTGCTGGCCCTGCAGGATCATGTAAAGGAACATATAGCGCCCTATAAATATCCGCGGGAGGTTGCCTTTCTCGACTCTTTGCCGAAGACCGAGACGGGCAAGATCCAGCGATTTAAACTCAAGGAACTTTAG
- a CDS encoding MarR family winged helix-turn-helix transcriptional regulator — translation MRLFTDTALIEKQTRRLLRTHFGVTLPQFDLMAALDRAPGGMTMGELSKQLLVSNGNVTGVVERLQQEGLVKRWPLPTDRRIYSVGLTAKGRSTFREMAESHEGWVNEILSDMDEAAVDEMTRHLDFLRDSLKKKADEETSGSRK, via the coding sequence TTGCGTCTCTTTACGGATACGGCCCTGATTGAAAAGCAGACCCGTCGTCTTCTCCGTACCCATTTCGGTGTTACGTTGCCGCAATTCGACCTGATGGCCGCCCTGGACCGGGCGCCGGGCGGTATGACCATGGGGGAATTGTCCAAGCAGCTCCTGGTGTCCAACGGTAATGTGACCGGGGTTGTGGAACGGCTGCAGCAGGAAGGGCTGGTGAAGCGCTGGCCCCTGCCGACCGACCGGCGCATTTACAGCGTCGGCCTGACCGCCAAGGGCCGGAGCACCTTCCGGGAAATGGCGGAAAGCCATGAAGGGTGGGTCAATGAGATCCTGTCGGACATGGATGAGGCTGCCGTCGACGAAATGACCCGGCACCTGGACTTTCTGCGTGACAGTCTGAAGAAAAAAGCCGACGAGGAAACCTCCGGCTCTAGAAAATAA
- a CDS encoding Lrp/AsnC ligand binding domain-containing protein, whose protein sequence is MQNFFVKIKCELGKAYEVAAALVDRLEDKVEEVYSISGEFDLIMKIRLEEDEDVGQFVNEHVHAIDGIKDTFTLIAFKAFK, encoded by the coding sequence ATGCAGAATTTCTTTGTCAAAATCAAATGCGAACTGGGCAAAGCCTATGAGGTCGCCGCCGCCCTGGTCGACCGCCTCGAGGACAAGGTGGAGGAAGTCTATTCCATCTCCGGCGAATTTGACCTGATCATGAAAATCAGGCTCGAAGAGGACGAGGATGTGGGCCAGTTCGTCAACGAACATGTCCATGCCATCGACGGAATCAAGGACACTTTTACCCTGATCGCTTTCAAGGCCTTTAAATAA
- a CDS encoding SDR family NAD(P)-dependent oxidoreductase yields MKNLFDISGKTAVITGGSRGIGAMIARGFVEYGVKTYICSRKLEQCEATVEELSKYGEIIGLQADLSTMEGVTAFADQIKEREDSLDILINNAGAAWGAPLEEFPEAGWDKVMDTNVKGVFFLTQKLLPLLKKAGSAEDPARVVNVGSVDGLHVPDPETYSYSASKAAVLHMTRVLAKRLARDHINVTAIAPGPFPSAMTKGLFEAVGVDKITDEVPLGRIGTPEDMAGVAIYLCSRAGAYVTGEHVTVDGGWATTV; encoded by the coding sequence ATGAAAAACCTGTTCGATATTTCCGGCAAGACCGCTGTGATCACCGGCGGTTCGCGCGGGATCGGGGCCATGATCGCCCGCGGGTTTGTGGAATATGGGGTGAAGACCTATATCTGTTCCCGCAAACTGGAGCAGTGCGAGGCGACGGTGGAGGAGCTCAGCAAATATGGTGAAATCATCGGCCTGCAGGCGGATCTGTCGACCATGGAAGGGGTGACCGCGTTTGCCGACCAGATCAAGGAACGGGAAGACAGCCTGGATATCCTGATCAACAATGCCGGGGCCGCCTGGGGCGCGCCGCTGGAGGAGTTTCCGGAAGCCGGCTGGGACAAGGTCATGGACACCAATGTCAAAGGCGTGTTCTTCCTGACCCAGAAGCTGTTGCCGCTGCTGAAAAAAGCCGGCAGCGCCGAGGACCCGGCCCGGGTGGTCAATGTGGGCAGCGTCGACGGTCTGCATGTGCCGGACCCGGAAACCTACAGCTATTCCGCCAGCAAGGCGGCGGTGCTGCACATGACCCGGGTGCTGGCCAAGAGGCTGGCCCGGGACCATATCAATGTCACCGCCATCGCCCCCGGACCGTTCCCCAGCGCCATGACCAAGGGCCTGTTCGAAGCTGTCGGTGTGGATAAAATCACCGACGAAGTTCCGCTGGGAAGGATTGGCACGCCCGAGGATATGGCGGGCGTCGCCATTTACCTGTGCAGCCGGGCCGGGGCCTATGTCACCGGCGAGCATGTCACCGTCGACGGCGGCTGGGCCACGACAGTTTAA
- a CDS encoding homogentisate 1,2-dioxygenase, producing the protein MKNWIGFPHREGEHSRQAHVDLPEGTYEREMGKEGFFGPASHLYHKNIPTGWSSFEGPLQPHAFDTNLLHDFGSSPWDAKMMISNAHMKFRVWKTSGKMDHLVRNADGDDLLFVHNGGGELFCDFGHLTFEAGDYIVLPRGTMWRIEASEPCEIVMVEATNSSYQLPEKGMVGPHAIFDPAVLDVPAIDAAFEAQQGNDEWRVVVKARDQFSTITYPFNPLDAAGWKGDLAVVRVNVRDIRPLMSHRYHLPPSAHTTFVAGRFVVCTFAPRPIESDPGALKVPFYHSNDDYDEIIFYHRGDFFSRDNIDQGMVTFHPYGFTHGPHPKAFKAGEKAARKETDEYAMMIDTRDPVEMSEDAYSVENKDYVNSWKSHD; encoded by the coding sequence ATGAAAAACTGGATTGGATTTCCGCATCGTGAAGGCGAACATTCCCGACAGGCCCATGTGGATCTGCCGGAAGGCACCTATGAGCGGGAAATGGGCAAGGAAGGCTTTTTCGGCCCGGCCTCCCATCTTTACCACAAGAATATTCCGACCGGCTGGAGCAGCTTTGAAGGCCCGTTGCAGCCCCATGCCTTTGACACCAACCTTTTGCACGACTTCGGTTCATCGCCGTGGGATGCGAAGATGATGATTTCCAACGCCCATATGAAATTCCGGGTCTGGAAAACCTCCGGCAAGATGGATCATCTGGTGCGCAATGCCGACGGGGACGACCTGCTTTTCGTCCACAATGGTGGCGGCGAGCTGTTTTGCGACTTCGGTCACCTGACCTTTGAGGCCGGCGATTATATCGTCCTGCCGCGCGGCACCATGTGGCGCATCGAAGCCAGCGAGCCCTGCGAGATCGTGATGGTGGAAGCCACCAACAGCAGCTATCAGTTGCCGGAAAAGGGCATGGTCGGCCCGCACGCCATCTTCGATCCGGCGGTGCTCGACGTGCCGGCCATCGACGCCGCGTTCGAGGCTCAGCAGGGCAATGACGAATGGCGGGTGGTGGTCAAGGCGAGAGACCAGTTCAGCACCATCACCTATCCGTTCAATCCGCTGGATGCGGCGGGCTGGAAAGGCGACCTGGCGGTGGTGCGTGTCAATGTGCGCGACATCCGTCCGCTGATGAGCCATCGCTATCATCTGCCGCCGAGCGCCCATACCACCTTTGTGGCCGGCCGGTTTGTGGTCTGTACCTTTGCCCCGCGGCCGATCGAAAGCGATCCGGGCGCCCTGAAGGTGCCCTTCTATCACAGCAATGACGATTACGACGAGATCATCTTCTATCATCGCGGCGACTTCTTCAGCCGGGACAATATCGACCAGGGTATGGTCACCTTCCATCCCTACGGTTTCACCCATGGCCCCCACCCCAAGGCGTTCAAGGCCGGGGAAAAAGCGGCGCGCAAGGAAACCGATGAATATGCCATGATGATCGACACCCGCGATCCGGTGGAAATGAGCGAAGACGCCTACAGCGTGGAAAATAAAGATTATGTGAACAGCTGGAAAAGCCACGACTAG
- the hemN gene encoding oxygen-independent coproporphyrinogen III oxidase, whose amino-acid sequence MTVLRKNKDFTADNLKTGPARKPRLPRYTSYPTALQFDVLDGREHSSWLRALPDDEAVSLYFHIPFCDQLCWFCGCYTHISNKYEPVEKYLQTLLQELAWTSSRTGRRKVSHIHFGGGSPTILEANDFDRLMQAIGEAYEILPDAEIAVEVDPRTLSLEKVVAYGRCGVNRVSMGIQDFDEKVQKTINRIQTTELIETCLGWFRASGIDNINFDLIYGLPNQTQATIRETVLQTVFYRPSRIALFGYAHVPWMKKHQAMINAETLPGQAQRQAMFDLARQTLLDCGYQAIGLDHFALPGDSLLEAYEEGALRRNFQGYTADVADTLIGFGASAISSLPGGYAQNTTDMRVYRQRIDAGESPVVRGVAVTAEDRLVRQLISDLMCFQQVDLEARAREFGLSPEFHRELNALEELIRASYMERDGSIYRITEAGRPYLRAICSVFDRYLPANFVERPDILYRCLHESEG is encoded by the coding sequence ATGACGGTTCTGAGAAAAAACAAGGATTTTACGGCTGACAATTTGAAGACGGGACCGGCCCGCAAGCCGCGCCTGCCGAGGTATACAAGTTATCCGACGGCCCTGCAGTTTGATGTTCTGGACGGACGGGAGCATAGCTCCTGGCTCCGGGCGCTTCCGGATGACGAAGCGGTCAGCCTCTATTTCCATATTCCTTTCTGTGACCAGCTGTGCTGGTTCTGCGGCTGTTATACCCATATTTCCAACAAGTATGAACCGGTTGAAAAATATTTGCAGACACTGTTGCAGGAACTGGCCTGGACGTCTTCCCGGACCGGGCGGCGCAAGGTCAGCCATATCCATTTTGGCGGCGGCAGCCCGACCATCCTGGAAGCGAATGACTTTGATCGCCTGATGCAGGCCATTGGCGAGGCCTATGAAATCCTGCCCGATGCGGAAATCGCCGTCGAGGTCGATCCCAGGACCTTGAGCCTGGAAAAAGTGGTGGCCTATGGCCGCTGCGGCGTGAACCGGGTCTCCATGGGAATCCAGGATTTTGACGAGAAGGTCCAGAAAACCATCAATCGCATTCAGACCACTGAGCTGATTGAAACCTGCCTTGGCTGGTTTCGGGCCTCCGGGATTGATAACATCAATTTCGATCTGATTTACGGACTGCCCAACCAGACCCAGGCCACCATCCGGGAAACCGTCCTGCAGACTGTGTTCTACCGGCCGTCCCGTATCGCCCTGTTCGGTTATGCCCATGTGCCGTGGATGAAAAAACACCAGGCCATGATCAATGCGGAGACCCTGCCCGGACAGGCGCAACGCCAGGCCATGTTTGACCTGGCGCGCCAGACATTGCTGGACTGCGGTTATCAGGCCATCGGCCTGGATCATTTTGCCCTGCCTGGTGACAGTCTGCTCGAGGCTTATGAAGAGGGCGCTTTGCGCCGCAATTTCCAGGGTTATACCGCCGATGTGGCGGATACCCTGATCGGTTTCGGCGCGTCGGCCATCAGCTCCCTGCCGGGCGGCTATGCCCAGAATACGACTGATATGCGGGTTTACCGCCAGCGGATCGACGCCGGGGAAAGCCCGGTGGTGCGCGGCGTGGCGGTGACGGCTGAGGACCGCCTGGTGCGCCAGCTTATTTCGGACCTGATGTGTTTCCAGCAGGTGGATCTGGAAGCCCGGGCCCGCGAATTCGGATTATCTCCGGAGTTTCATCGTGAACTCAATGCCTTGGAAGAGCTGATTCGGGCCAGTTATATGGAGAGAGATGGGTCCATATACCGCATCACGGAAGCCGGTCGGCCTTATCTCAGGGCGATTTGCTCCGTCTTTGACCGTTACCTGCCGGCCAACTTTGTGGAACGTCCCGATATTCTCTATCGCTGCCTGCATGAAAGCGAAGGTTGA
- a CDS encoding MarR family winged helix-turn-helix transcriptional regulator — MNNDNNSPLLLEKFLPYRLSYLSNIVGRRLATIYSEKFGIAPPEWKVLAHLNRFPDISAAEVADKTALDKVAVSRAVNSLLDKGLVERSYAREDRRRSILNLSDKGRETYNQIEPLVRDYESVLLNALDDEEKQDLDRLITKLTGRAEDSSSD; from the coding sequence ATGAACAACGATAATAACAGCCCTCTCCTGCTGGAAAAATTTCTGCCTTACCGCCTGTCGTATCTGTCCAATATCGTCGGTCGCAGGCTGGCGACCATCTATAGCGAAAAATTCGGCATTGCGCCGCCGGAATGGAAGGTTCTCGCTCATCTCAACCGCTTCCCGGATATTTCCGCCGCCGAAGTGGCGGACAAAACAGCGCTCGACAAAGTGGCGGTCAGCCGGGCCGTAAACAGCCTTCTCGACAAAGGCCTGGTTGAGCGCAGCTATGCCCGGGAAGACCGGCGGCGGTCGATCCTGAACCTGTCCGACAAGGGCCGCGAGACCTACAATCAGATCGAACCGCTGGTCCGGGATTATGAGTCTGTCTTGCTCAATGCCCTCGATGACGAAGAAAAACAGGATCTGGACCGACTGATCACCAAACTCACCGGCCGGGCCGAAGACTCATCCAGTGACTGA
- a CDS encoding fumarylacetoacetate hydrolase family protein yields MKLASLKSGRDGKLVVVNRDLTKAASAEAVASTMQMALDHWADAEPKLKAIYDDLNAGKIEGFDFDPAECDAPLPRAYHWADGSAYVTHVELVRKARGAELPATFWEDPLIYMGASDAFIGPRDPIEMESEDWGIDFEAELAVITDDVPAGVGPAQGLEHIKLITILNDVSLRNLIPGELAKQFGFYQSKPHTAFAPVFVTPDELGDAWKDGKVHLPLHATLNGIKIGSPNAGVDMTFDFGRLISHVAKSRGLEAGTVIGSGTISNQGSKDGSCCLAEVRCLETIADGKPSTPFMSFGDRIEIEMFDADGKTIFGKIDQVVKQYHPPR; encoded by the coding sequence ATGAAACTTGCATCACTGAAATCAGGCCGCGACGGCAAGCTCGTCGTGGTCAACCGCGACCTGACCAAGGCGGCTTCCGCCGAAGCCGTGGCCTCGACCATGCAGATGGCGCTCGACCACTGGGCCGATGCCGAGCCCAAGCTGAAGGCGATCTATGACGACCTGAACGCTGGTAAGATCGAGGGTTTTGATTTCGACCCGGCCGAATGCGATGCGCCGCTGCCGCGCGCCTATCACTGGGCCGACGGGTCCGCCTATGTGACCCATGTGGAACTGGTGCGCAAGGCCCGCGGGGCGGAACTGCCGGCCACCTTCTGGGAAGACCCGCTGATCTATATGGGGGCATCAGATGCCTTCATTGGGCCGCGTGATCCGATCGAAATGGAAAGCGAAGACTGGGGTATCGATTTCGAGGCCGAACTCGCCGTCATCACCGATGACGTGCCGGCCGGCGTCGGTCCGGCCCAGGGGCTGGAACATATCAAGCTGATCACCATTCTCAATGACGTGTCGCTGCGGAACCTGATTCCGGGGGAGCTGGCCAAGCAGTTTGGCTTCTATCAATCCAAACCGCATACCGCCTTTGCCCCGGTGTTTGTCACCCCCGACGAGCTGGGCGACGCCTGGAAGGACGGCAAGGTGCATCTGCCGCTGCATGCCACGCTGAACGGCATCAAGATCGGCTCCCCCAATGCCGGTGTGGACATGACGTTCGACTTCGGCAGGCTGATTTCCCACGTGGCCAAATCCCGCGGTCTGGAGGCCGGCACCGTGATCGGTTCCGGCACCATTTCCAACCAGGGCTCCAAGGACGGTTCCTGCTGCCTGGCGGAAGTGCGCTGCCTGGAAACCATTGCCGACGGCAAACCGAGCACACCGTTCATGAGCTTTGGCGATCGGATCGAGATTGAAATGTTCGATGCGGACGGCAAAACCATCTTCGGCAAGATCGACCAGGTGGTCAAACAGTACCACCCGCCGCGCTAA
- a CDS encoding M14 family metallopeptidase, whose amino-acid sequence MKISSDFDGGNIEVIEAENPSNIRLHIHKDNKSDFFQWFYFRMTGAKGQLCALSIEDVENAAYPQGWENYQAVASYDRKNWFRVSTVYKDGSLVIHHVPETDCVYYAYFAPYSMERHHDLIARCAADEKVALHTIGETLDGQDMDLLTIGTPKNQQGEDKKVIWYIARQHPGETMAEWFMEGMLERLLDDNDPVSRTLLDKCVFYAVPNMNPDGSRRGHLRTNAAGVNLNRVWEDPDFSSEPEVAYVRGKMDETGIDLVLDVHGDEALPYNFIACFEGIPDIDESQLDLAYEFMDQLARISPDFQTEVGYPKSAPGKANLTMATNQLAHRYNAVSMTLEMPFKDTEKTPYPETGWSPDRSAKLGKASLDALLAVLPRL is encoded by the coding sequence ATGAAGATCAGCAGCGACTTTGACGGCGGCAATATTGAAGTGATCGAGGCGGAAAATCCGTCCAACATCCGTCTGCATATCCACAAGGATAACAAGTCGGACTTTTTCCAGTGGTTCTATTTCCGCATGACCGGCGCCAAGGGCCAGCTCTGCGCGCTGAGCATCGAGGACGTGGAAAACGCCGCCTATCCCCAAGGTTGGGAAAATTACCAGGCCGTCGCCTCCTATGACCGGAAGAACTGGTTCCGGGTCAGTACCGTTTACAAGGACGGCTCGCTGGTGATCCACCATGTGCCGGAAACCGACTGCGTTTATTATGCCTATTTCGCGCCTTACAGCATGGAACGGCACCATGACCTGATCGCCCGCTGCGCCGCCGACGAAAAAGTCGCGCTCCATACCATCGGCGAAACCCTGGACGGCCAGGACATGGACCTGCTGACCATCGGCACCCCCAAAAACCAACAGGGCGAGGATAAAAAAGTCATCTGGTATATCGCCCGCCAGCATCCGGGTGAGACCATGGCCGAATGGTTCATGGAAGGCATGCTGGAACGGCTGCTGGACGACAATGACCCGGTCAGCCGCACCCTGCTGGACAAATGCGTCTTCTATGCGGTGCCGAATATGAATCCGGACGGCAGCCGCCGCGGCCATTTGCGCACCAATGCGGCCGGCGTCAACCTCAACCGGGTGTGGGAAGATCCGGATTTCAGCAGCGAGCCGGAAGTGGCGTATGTGCGCGGCAAAATGGATGAGACCGGAATTGATCTGGTGCTGGACGTGCACGGTGACGAGGCCCTACCCTATAACTTCATTGCCTGTTTCGAGGGCATCCCCGACATCGACGAATCCCAGCTTGACCTGGCTTATGAATTTATGGACCAGCTGGCAAGGATTTCGCCCGATTTCCAGACCGAGGTGGGCTATCCCAAATCCGCGCCGGGCAAGGCCAACCTGACCATGGCCACCAACCAGCTGGCCCACCGCTATAATGCGGTGTCCATGACCCTGGAGATGCCGTTCAAGGATACGGAAAAGACCCCTTATCCGGAGACCGGCTGGTCGCCGGACCGCTCGGCCAAACTGGGCAAAGCCAGTCTGGATGCGCTGCTGGCGGTCCTGCCCCGGCTGTAA